In Prescottella soli, a genomic segment contains:
- a CDS encoding M13 family metallopeptidase, with translation MTTAQHSGIDLTYLDAGTRPQDDLFVHVNGKWLDEYEIPADRAVDGAFRTLYDKAEEDVKTLIQEASESGAAHGTDAQKIGDLYSSFMDADAAEAAGLTPIAEELSAVANAADLSELAGIVGRLQRTGVGGAVGQYVDTDAKNSGRYLVHFTQSGIGLPDESYYREDNYAEIRDAYLTHIRKMFELAGVEYDAQRVFDLETAIAAGHWDVVKRRDAELSYNLVTLDDLQSNRGGFDWAAWISGLHATPEQLAEIVVRQPSFVESFTELWTSRPIEDWKAWATWRILHSRAPYLTEALVAEDFAFFGTTLSGTQENRERWKRGVSLVQDLLGEAVGKLYVERHFPPESKARMQVLVANLQEAYRRNISDLEWMSPETRQAALTKLEKFAPKIGYPDKWRDYSAVEVDPADLVGNYRSGYAADHDRDIAKLGGPVDRDEWFMTPQTVNAYYNPGMNEIVFPAAILQPPFFDADADDAANYGGIGAVIGHEIGHGFDDQGAKYDGDGNMIDWWTDDDRTEFGKRTKALIEQYNDFEPKDLPGHHVNGEFTIGENIGDLGGLSIALEAYRIATEGTAAPVLDELTGLQRVFFGWAQVWRTKARKEEAIRRLAVDPHSPPEFRCNGVIRNLDSFHEAFGVEPGDALYLEPEKRVKIW, from the coding sequence ATGACGACTGCGCAGCATTCCGGCATCGACCTGACCTATCTCGACGCGGGCACGCGCCCGCAGGACGACCTGTTCGTGCACGTCAACGGCAAGTGGCTGGACGAGTACGAGATCCCGGCCGACCGCGCGGTGGACGGCGCGTTCCGCACGCTGTACGACAAGGCCGAGGAGGACGTGAAGACGCTCATCCAGGAGGCGTCCGAGTCCGGCGCGGCGCACGGCACGGACGCGCAGAAGATCGGCGACCTGTACTCGAGCTTCATGGACGCCGACGCCGCCGAGGCCGCCGGGCTGACCCCGATCGCCGAGGAACTGTCGGCGGTCGCGAACGCGGCCGATCTGAGCGAGCTGGCCGGGATCGTCGGGCGCCTGCAGCGCACCGGCGTCGGCGGTGCGGTCGGACAGTACGTCGACACCGACGCGAAGAACTCGGGGCGCTACCTGGTGCACTTCACGCAGTCCGGCATCGGCCTGCCCGACGAGTCGTACTACCGCGAGGACAACTACGCCGAGATCCGCGACGCGTACCTGACGCACATCCGGAAGATGTTCGAGCTGGCCGGCGTCGAGTACGACGCGCAGCGCGTGTTCGACCTCGAGACCGCGATCGCCGCTGGCCACTGGGACGTCGTCAAGCGCCGCGACGCGGAGCTGAGCTACAACCTGGTGACGCTGGACGACCTGCAGTCCAACCGCGGCGGGTTCGACTGGGCTGCTTGGATTTCCGGCCTGCATGCCACGCCTGAGCAGCTGGCCGAGATCGTGGTTCGTCAGCCGAGCTTCGTCGAGTCGTTCACCGAGCTGTGGACGTCGCGTCCGATCGAGGACTGGAAGGCCTGGGCCACGTGGCGGATCCTGCACTCGCGGGCGCCGTACCTGACCGAGGCGCTCGTCGCGGAGGACTTCGCGTTCTTCGGCACGACCCTCAGTGGCACGCAGGAGAACCGTGAGCGGTGGAAGCGCGGCGTCTCGCTGGTGCAGGACCTGCTCGGCGAGGCCGTCGGCAAGTTGTACGTGGAGCGGCACTTCCCGCCGGAGTCCAAGGCGCGCATGCAGGTGCTGGTCGCGAATCTGCAGGAGGCGTACCGCCGCAACATCTCCGACCTCGAATGGATGAGCCCGGAGACCCGGCAAGCCGCCCTCACGAAGCTCGAGAAGTTCGCCCCGAAGATCGGGTACCCGGACAAGTGGCGGGACTATTCGGCCGTGGAGGTCGACCCGGCCGATCTGGTCGGCAACTACCGCAGCGGCTACGCCGCCGACCACGACCGCGACATCGCGAAGCTGGGCGGCCCGGTCGATCGCGACGAGTGGTTCATGACCCCGCAGACCGTCAACGCGTACTACAACCCGGGGATGAACGAGATCGTCTTCCCCGCAGCGATTCTGCAGCCGCCGTTCTTCGACGCCGACGCCGACGACGCCGCCAACTACGGTGGCATCGGCGCGGTGATCGGGCACGAGATCGGGCACGGTTTCGACGACCAGGGCGCCAAGTACGACGGCGACGGCAACATGATCGACTGGTGGACCGACGACGACCGCACCGAGTTCGGCAAGCGCACCAAGGCTCTCATCGAGCAGTACAACGACTTCGAGCCCAAGGACTTGCCGGGCCATCACGTCAACGGCGAGTTCACGATCGGCGAGAACATCGGCGATCTGGGTGGGCTCTCGATCGCTCTCGAGGCGTACCGCATCGCTACCGAGGGCACCGCGGCGCCGGTGCTCGACGAGCTGACCGGTCTGCAGCGCGTCTTCTTCGGCTGGGCGCAGGTGTGGCGGACGAAGGCCCGCAAGGAGGAGGCGATCCGACGGCTCGCCGTCGATCCGCACTCGCCGCCGGAGTTCCGCTGCAACGGCGTGATCCGCAACCTCGACAGCTTCCACGAGGCGTTCGGGGTCGAGCCGGGCGACGCCCTGTACCTGGAGCCCGAGAAGCGCGTCAAGATCTGGTAG
- a CDS encoding RNA-guided endonuclease InsQ/TnpB family protein: protein MGEVVRYTYRLRPGMQSERALTDEWHRCRFLWNEAVHQQKSGARPTFGRLSKLLTAVRSHNAWLRDGSQVAQQQMLRTYAQALDQSFTVKGRGRPAFKPRKEALLSLEYTRRGFRIRDGRLVLPKGTCIPVVWSRELPSEPTSVRITRDSLGHWYASFVVRRDVSSLPEGAGGIGVDWGVTTTATTTDSEFDLPYLGHRKRCAAELARVQRKMARRHTGKRGPQSRGYERAKREAAKLHKKAARQIQHDTCVWAKKVVERHDLIAVEDFKPVFLAKSTMAREAADAAIGAAKRELIDRGVRAGRKVVLVQPAYTTMTCSGCFARAKQQLGLDERTFRCTACGYTAGRDRNAAGVILAVAERGHTSVDDVRQSDHPLRADGPVAV, encoded by the coding sequence ATGGGGGAAGTCGTGCGGTACACATACCGGTTGCGTCCCGGGATGCAGTCGGAACGTGCGCTGACCGACGAGTGGCATCGGTGCCGGTTCCTGTGGAATGAGGCTGTCCACCAACAGAAGTCGGGTGCCAGGCCGACATTCGGGCGATTGTCGAAGCTGTTGACGGCGGTGCGGTCCCACAATGCGTGGCTGCGGGACGGGTCGCAGGTGGCGCAGCAGCAGATGTTGCGGACCTACGCGCAAGCCTTGGACCAGTCGTTCACGGTGAAGGGTCGCGGTCGACCGGCGTTCAAGCCCCGTAAGGAGGCACTGTTGTCGCTGGAGTACACGCGGCGCGGGTTCCGGATCCGTGACGGTCGTCTGGTGCTTCCGAAGGGAACATGCATTCCGGTGGTGTGGTCGCGGGAGTTGCCGTCGGAGCCGACAAGTGTCCGGATCACGCGGGATTCGCTCGGCCACTGGTATGCCTCGTTCGTCGTCCGCCGCGACGTCTCCTCCCTTCCGGAGGGTGCGGGTGGGATCGGTGTCGACTGGGGTGTGACCACCACCGCCACCACGACGGACAGCGAATTCGATCTTCCGTACCTTGGACACCGCAAGCGCTGCGCCGCCGAACTCGCGCGCGTGCAGCGGAAGATGGCCCGCCGCCACACAGGTAAGCGTGGCCCGCAGTCCAGGGGTTACGAGCGTGCGAAACGGGAGGCTGCGAAGCTGCACAAGAAGGCGGCCCGCCAGATCCAACACGACACCTGTGTGTGGGCGAAGAAGGTCGTCGAACGCCACGACCTGATTGCGGTGGAGGACTTCAAACCGGTCTTCCTCGCCAAATCCACAATGGCGCGTGAGGCCGCGGACGCGGCGATCGGCGCGGCGAAGCGGGAGTTGATCGACCGTGGTGTGCGGGCTGGCCGGAAGGTGGTGTTGGTGCAGCCCGCCTACACGACGATGACGTGTTCGGGGTGTTTCGCGAGAGCCAAGCAGCAACTCGGACTCGACGAACGAACCTTCCGATGCACGGCCTGCGGCTACACCGCGGGCCGGGATCGGAACGCCGCCGGGGTGATCCTGGCTGTGGCAGAACGCGGCCACACGAGTGTCGACGACGTCAGACAATCTGATCACCCCCTCCGGGCGGATGGTCCGGTTGCGGTCTGA